The Bacillota bacterium genome includes a region encoding these proteins:
- a CDS encoding cytidine deaminase — protein MGRPSWHEYFMEITRVVARRSTCVRRQVGAIIVKERRILCTGYNGAPAGLPHCTDVGCLREKLHVPSGERHELCRGLHAEQNAIIQAALHGISIKGGTFYITHQPCILCAKMICNAGIREVFFEGDYPDRLALNIFAEAGVRLVCFGQQRKGEEDQIGPEDENDRAPAPE, from the coding sequence TTGGGTCGGCCCAGCTGGCACGAATACTTCATGGAAATCACGCGGGTGGTTGCCCGGCGTTCCACCTGCGTGCGGCGGCAGGTGGGTGCGATTATTGTGAAAGAGCGGCGCATTCTTTGCACCGGATACAACGGGGCCCCGGCGGGCCTGCCCCACTGCACTGATGTGGGCTGCCTGCGGGAGAAGCTCCACGTTCCTTCGGGAGAGCGCCATGAACTGTGCCGCGGCCTGCATGCGGAGCAGAACGCCATTATCCAGGCGGCACTGCACGGGATCAGCATTAAGGGGGGAACCTTTTATATCACGCACCAGCCCTGTATCCTGTGTGCAAAGATGATCTGCAATGCAGGGATCAGGGAGGTCTTTTTCGAAGGGGATTACCCCGACCGGCTTGCCCTGAACATTTTTGCCGAGGCGGGGGTCCGCCTTGTCTGTTTCGGACAGCAACGCAAGGGAGAGGAGGACCAGATTGGACCTGAAGATGAAAACGATCGCGCTCCCGCGCCTGAATAA
- the atpE gene encoding ATP synthase F0 subunit C has translation MGIATIGPALAQGTAAGKAMEGIARQPEVTGELRTTLIIAMAFMEALTIYGLLIAFMLLGKMG, from the coding sequence ATGGGGATTGCTACAATCGGTCCTGCCCTGGCGCAAGGTACTGCGGCAGGGAAAGCAATGGAGGGAATTGCCCGCCAGCCGGAGGTTACCGGGGAGCTCCGGACAACGCTCATTATTGCGATGGCTTTTATGGAAGCCTTGACCATCTACGGTTTGTTGATTGCCTTTATGCTGCTCGGGAAAATGGGTTAG
- the atpB gene encoding F0F1 ATP synthase subunit A, which yields MHGSHGSDILFSIFGLPVTSYVTTMWAIMGVLLIICLFVTRRLNMVPGRLQNLVEFTVEALLNFFGGILGPEKARRYFPLLATLFLFILFSNWSGVLPGAGHVKGFRPPTSTWSVTAGLAIVVFFSVQIAGVREKGLKYLKHFIEPIPVFLPMTIIEEFVKPLSLSLRLYGNIFGEETVVAVLFSLAPYFSPIPMQMLGLLFGFIQALVFTTLTAIYIANATAEAH from the coding sequence ATGCACGGGAGTCACGGGAGCGATATTCTGTTCTCTATCTTTGGTTTACCCGTTACGAGCTATGTCACAACGATGTGGGCGATTATGGGAGTGCTTTTAATCATCTGCCTCTTTGTCACGAGGCGCCTGAACATGGTGCCGGGCCGGCTTCAAAACCTGGTCGAGTTCACCGTGGAAGCCTTGCTCAACTTTTTCGGCGGCATTTTGGGGCCAGAAAAGGCGCGCCGGTACTTCCCTCTGCTGGCCACCCTTTTCCTCTTTATTCTCTTTTCCAACTGGTCGGGCGTTTTGCCCGGGGCCGGCCACGTCAAGGGTTTCAGGCCGCCTACAAGCACCTGGAGTGTTACGGCAGGGCTTGCCATTGTGGTGTTTTTTTCGGTCCAGATCGCCGGCGTCCGGGAAAAGGGTTTAAAATACCTGAAGCACTTCATCGAGCCAATTCCCGTTTTTCTCCCGATGACCATCATTGAGGAATTTGTCAAGCCGTTATCCCTTTCCCTCCGTCTTTATGGTAATATTTTTGGAGAGGAAACCGTGGTCGCGGTTTTGTTCAGCCTTGCGCCTTATTTTTCACCAATTCCCATGCAGATGCTGGGCCTCCTCTTTGGCTTTATTCAGGCTCTGGTCTTTACAACCCTCACCGCAATTTACATTGCCAATGCCACCGCTGAGGCCCACTGA
- a CDS encoding serine hydroxymethyltransferase, which translates to MEEIVKYLMPVDPEVANAILSEERRQQGNLELIASENFVDRAILAAQGCVMTNKYAEGYPGRRYYGGCEFVDLVEDLARERAKALFRAEHANVQPHSGTQANMAVYYAVLKPGDRVLGMNLSHGGHLTHGSPVSISGTYYEAHFYGVNENGFLDFDAVRTLARTVRPRLIIAGASAYPRIIDFASFAAIAREVGAYLMVDMAHIAGLVAAGLHPNPVPHAEFVTSTTHKTLRGPRGGLILCQARYAAEIDKAVFPGTQGGPLMHVIAAKAVCLKQAQTEDFREYQCQVVANARALAGFLKEYGFNLVSGGTDTHLILVDLRNKNLTGKEAEAMLDEVGITVNKNTIPFDPQSPQVTSGIRIGTPAVTTRGMKEKEMEQIATAIHYVISYPGEEAKREAARRIVRSLCSSFPLYSE; encoded by the coding sequence ATGGAGGAAATTGTAAAATACTTGATGCCGGTGGACCCCGAGGTGGCCAACGCCATCCTCTCAGAAGAGCGGCGCCAGCAGGGAAACCTGGAACTGATCGCCTCGGAGAACTTCGTTGACAGGGCGATTCTTGCTGCCCAGGGCTGCGTGATGACCAACAAGTACGCCGAGGGATACCCGGGAAGGCGTTACTACGGGGGCTGTGAGTTTGTCGACCTCGTGGAAGATCTGGCGCGGGAGAGGGCGAAGGCATTGTTCCGGGCAGAACATGCCAACGTCCAGCCCCACTCAGGAACCCAGGCCAATATGGCCGTTTACTATGCGGTCCTCAAGCCGGGGGACCGGGTGCTGGGGATGAACCTGAGCCACGGCGGCCACCTCACGCACGGGAGCCCTGTAAGCATTTCGGGCACCTACTACGAGGCCCACTTTTACGGGGTGAACGAAAACGGTTTTCTTGACTTCGATGCGGTGAGGACGCTGGCGCGCACCGTTCGCCCGCGCTTGATTATTGCGGGGGCAAGCGCCTACCCCCGGATTATCGATTTTGCCTCTTTTGCAGCAATTGCGAGAGAGGTCGGGGCCTACCTCATGGTAGACATGGCCCACATTGCCGGGCTGGTGGCAGCGGGCCTTCACCCCAACCCGGTTCCTCACGCCGAATTTGTAACTTCAACCACCCACAAAACCCTGAGGGGGCCGCGCGGGGGGCTGATCTTATGCCAGGCCCGCTATGCTGCCGAAATCGACAAGGCGGTTTTCCCCGGGACCCAGGGGGGCCCCCTGATGCACGTCATCGCGGCAAAGGCCGTTTGCCTGAAGCAGGCGCAGACCGAGGATTTCCGGGAATACCAGTGCCAGGTGGTGGCGAACGCCCGCGCCCTCGCCGGGTTTCTGAAAGAATACGGTTTCAACCTCGTTTCCGGAGGGACCGACACCCACCTGATCCTGGTTGACCTTCGCAACAAAAATTTGACCGGAAAAGAAGCGGAAGCAATGCTGGATGAGGTGGGGATTACGGTCAACAAGAACACGATTCCTTTTGATCCCCAGAGCCCCCAGGTTACGAGCGGAATCCGGATTGGAACTCCTGCCGTCACAACGCGGGGGATGAAGGAAAAGGAAATGGAGCAGATTGCGACGGCGATTCACTATGTGATCTCCTATCCGGGTGAAGAAGCGAAGCGGGAGGCGGCGCGCCGGATCGTCCGCTCCCTTTGCTCCAGTTTTCCCCTTTATTCTGAATAG
- a CDS encoding AtpZ/AtpI family protein: MVKKRGTGASVWRALGLMTNIGITMAASVFIGYYMGHYLDKLLQNWIHYTNPWLTMIFSLFGVAAGFRGVFRLINQSLREGGKE, encoded by the coding sequence TTGGTTAAGAAAAGGGGTACAGGTGCCTCGGTATGGCGTGCTCTGGGGTTGATGACCAATATCGGGATTACGATGGCGGCATCTGTTTTTATCGGGTATTATATGGGGCACTACCTGGACAAATTATTACAAAATTGGATTCATTATACAAATCCCTGGCTTACCATGATTTTTTCCCTTTTTGGGGTTGCAGCAGGTTTCCGCGGCGTATTCCGGCTGATCAACCAATCACTCCGAGAAGGGGGCAAGGAGTGA
- the wecB gene encoding UDP-N-acetylglucosamine 2-epimerase (non-hydrolyzing): protein MAPVVRELQCHAVVESRVVVTAQHREMLDQVLHTFNLQPDHDLALMRPGQDLFDITGAALQGLQRVLAQERPDFVLVQGDTTTTFAGALAAFYYQIPVGHVEAGLRTYEKYAPFPEEVNRVLTSHLADLHFAPTETARRSLLKEGISERKIFVTGNPVIDALHLALARPYRLEPDLARPFEENRRVILLTTHRRENLGEPLREVYLALREILRRFPDLGIIFPVHKNPGVRQEVNRVLAGAERIYFTEPLDYLPFVHVMKRAHLVLTDSGGVQEEAPALGKPVLVLREVTERPEAVAAGTARLVGTDRARVEQEVARLLEDEGAYREMANAVNPYGDGRAARRIVQALLSYFDLAAPPADFKPEPRRFF, encoded by the coding sequence ATGGCGCCTGTCGTCAGGGAGCTGCAGTGCCATGCAGTTGTTGAGAGCCGGGTCGTGGTGACGGCGCAGCACCGGGAAATGCTGGATCAGGTCCTGCACACCTTCAACCTGCAGCCCGACCACGACCTGGCCCTGATGCGCCCGGGTCAGGATCTGTTTGATATCACCGGGGCCGCCCTGCAGGGGCTCCAGAGGGTTCTCGCGCAGGAGCGGCCTGATTTTGTCCTCGTTCAGGGGGATACCACAACCACCTTTGCCGGGGCGCTGGCAGCCTTTTATTATCAGATTCCGGTGGGTCATGTGGAGGCAGGGCTCCGGACGTACGAGAAATACGCTCCCTTTCCCGAGGAGGTCAACCGCGTCTTAACCTCTCACCTGGCGGATCTTCACTTTGCCCCTACGGAAACCGCCAGGAGGTCTTTGCTTAAAGAAGGTATCTCCGAAAGAAAGATTTTTGTAACCGGAAACCCGGTTATTGATGCCCTTCATCTCGCCCTGGCCCGGCCGTACCGGCTTGAGCCGGACCTGGCGCGCCCTTTTGAAGAAAACCGGCGTGTCATTCTCTTAACCACCCACCGCCGGGAAAACCTGGGGGAACCCCTGCGCGAGGTTTACCTGGCCCTGCGGGAGATTCTCCGCCGCTTCCCGGATCTCGGCATCATCTTTCCCGTGCATAAAAACCCGGGAGTGCGCCAGGAGGTCAACCGGGTGCTCGCGGGGGCAGAGAGGATTTACTTTACAGAGCCGCTTGATTACCTCCCCTTTGTTCACGTGATGAAGAGGGCGCACCTCGTTCTCACCGATTCGGGGGGGGTTCAGGAGGAGGCCCCCGCCCTTGGCAAGCCGGTGCTCGTCCTGCGAGAGGTGACAGAACGGCCCGAGGCGGTCGCCGCGGGGACCGCCAGGCTTGTGGGAACGGACCGCGCCCGGGTGGAGCAGGAGGTGGCGCGCCTGCTTGAAGATGAAGGAGCTTACAGGGAAATGGCGAACGCTGTCAACCCCTACGGGGATGGGCGGGCTGCCCGGCGCATCGTCCAGGCTCTCCTCTCGTATTTTGATCTGGCTGCTCCGCCGGCCGATTTTAAACCTGAACCTCGAAGATTTTTTTGA
- the rpiB gene encoding ribose 5-phosphate isomerase B, giving the protein MHIAIGSDHAGFQLKERVKEYLVSRQVEFTDFGVENPEPVDYPDIARVVAEAVASGACDQGILICGTGIGMTIAANKVPGIRAALCQDPFTARAAREHNDANILALGERVLGPGLACEIVEAWLQARFAGGRHARRLAKIRLLEEKYCCGEGLQHHHLPRGER; this is encoded by the coding sequence CAGTGATCATGCAGGTTTTCAGCTCAAAGAGAGGGTCAAGGAGTACCTTGTTTCCCGCCAGGTGGAGTTCACGGATTTCGGCGTGGAGAATCCCGAGCCCGTGGATTACCCCGATATCGCCAGGGTGGTGGCCGAGGCGGTGGCAAGCGGGGCCTGCGACCAGGGGATCCTGATCTGCGGCACGGGGATCGGGATGACGATCGCGGCCAATAAAGTTCCCGGGATCAGGGCGGCCCTTTGCCAGGATCCTTTTACAGCCCGCGCCGCACGGGAGCATAATGATGCGAACATTCTGGCTTTGGGGGAAAGGGTGCTGGGGCCGGGCCTTGCCTGCGAGATTGTCGAAGCCTGGCTGCAGGCGCGTTTTGCGGGAGGCCGCCATGCTCGCCGGCTTGCCAAGATCCGTTTGCTGGAAGAAAAATACTGTTGCGGTGAGGGCCTGCAGCACCACCACCTGCCGCGTGGTGAACGATAA
- a CDS encoding nucleotide pyrophosphohydrolase, whose translation MKMKTIALPRLNNLSPTLESTALKLMEEAGELAQAIGKFRGLSGERATLDEERVVNLILRELLDVAQTAVSLLFVLEEKYGADIGAALERHVRKLIEKDYLRLEWETEKSDTGKES comes from the coding sequence CTGAAGATGAAAACGATCGCGCTCCCGCGCCTGAATAATCTTTCTCCCACTCTTGAATCAACAGCTCTCAAGTTGATGGAGGAGGCCGGGGAGCTTGCCCAGGCGATCGGAAAGTTCCGGGGGTTGAGCGGGGAGCGCGCAACCCTGGATGAGGAGCGGGTGGTTAACCTGATCCTGCGCGAACTGCTGGATGTGGCGCAGACGGCAGTCTCCCTGCTCTTTGTGCTGGAGGAAAAGTATGGGGCGGACATCGGGGCGGCCCTGGAACGCCATGTCAGGAAACTGATTGAAAAGGACTATCTTAGGCTGGAGTGGGAAACAGAGAAAAGTGACACGGGGAAAGAAAGTTAA